caGTATTTAGTTTTCAATTAACCACACACAATTAACACCCGCGCGTGTTGCCGTAGGAGGCATGGGTGTCATTTGTCGCTCGGCTGGGCGCCGCGCGGGCGCCAGGACCGACGGCGCCTCACCCGGTCCAACTCACCCCTACACACTCGTCTGAGGAACTTATACTAGCCGAGTCTACTCTTAATAATAGTCTTAATCATTTTCGTGCAGTCGTCGACTGAACAAGCCCACAAATGCCCCAAAAATATCAGTGAATGAAACATGTATATCTGAGGACATATGTTAGGTATCTTTATTTCATGGAAAACTGTTACTTAGTGCATTTAGTAACTATTGTTATaaacatttgtatttgtactcgtatatttatcagtataggtatgtacttaaagtaataaaacaattttatgacCACTTGTCATCATGCCCCCAGCGCAGTCCTAGGTGATGCTTTGTGATGCTAGGTGCACCTTTGACCACGGTCCTGATCCTGGAGTACCCTTTTACCTAGTTGGATTTTAAACGACCCGACTTCCGATCTTTGCCACATACAGTTGCATTGATGTGCTGGATTCCTCATATTTTCtcttaccgtaagagcatcggttagcaaccacagtaatgtacataactctgAATGAATCCAATCCAAGACACTAGGTTAAAGATTGCATTTGCGATGAGACCGCCTTTTGTAGGTACTTTTCTTTGTGAAGCAATAAAGCTTACCTATTATCTTacttataataacttttatcGTGATGTTTTCTTTCACCGTAACGTGTAACTTGTtccatttgaaaaaaaaatatatatataattaattacttttttcattatattccAGGACCGATAATGCCCCAATGGGCAAGTGGCGAGGGGGGCGGATCAGAGGCCGCCTCGCCAGAACAAATGGTACTCTACTACGAGGACGAAGCTGCTGAAAGTTCGGAGTATTTCGAAAAACAGCTGGATATTCCGGTCAAAATTGAGCAAGCTGGAGGTACGTCCAtgaattcaattaattaaagcAGTTTTTAAGGTATATTGAGTCTCTAGAGCTGCGCcttaagattttgtttttctcGGCAAGGATGGATCGTTTAATAGACCCTTTGTAGGAGTGGttattataactattatttaattattcttcctgttatttaataaattgttccCTGCGAATACTGACCTCGCGaacactttaatttttatacaaaattatgaacAAGTATCTTAAAAACGACTTAACCAATTTTTATCGTGGGCATCAAAACttgaaaattctattgacagatcctacatatatttaaaattttatcaaaatcagcCTAATGTTTCTAAAGTTATcgcattacaaacatacaaactaataatgtattttctcCCTAAGTTGATTGGTAAACCTCACTCGAACCTTTAGAGTTTTATTTGAAGTAGTAGGTAATGTATCTTTGtagttaaatttgtatttgcaATAGGACTTTAAGGAAATACTGAGGGGCGAGTTTACATAGCTTTACAGAGTATGTATAagaattacataatataattaaaatattgttttaatagcGAACTGCACGACACGAATCAGATAAGGGCATTACGAAAGTGGTAATGCGTTCAAATCGATTAGTCTTCGCTGCGCTCGCGCACTCTTACACAAACTTGCTTTAACTTATCAAACGTGCAGTCCTCTCACGTCACGTAATGCCTGTGGTTGTCGAGGCTGGTTGCATAAATCCTACATAATGCACAATTGCACAAATGATGCCTTTGAAAGGTTGTAGCACGATTTCGGCAAATTAGAAACAATTAATGTacgattataataatttataaggcttaccttcattttaattttggcaTTATACACTTACACATTCCACATTTCTTACAAACATAATACATGCAATTTAATAATACGGTGTTGTGACGTGTGTACCTAACgaatatcctttttttaatattcgtttAAAGAGTCAAACGAATGtacaaaaaattgtaagttgttgttgttttattatattagatttttatataaggtTTCATACaataccttttttaattttgttataatttttctgCTGTAAGTCCACTTGTATTTTTAGCTCACCTTTTTGGTGGAGAAAAGTAGGTACGAGGTGCGCCTATACTTACCACAATCCTGTATTGAATATGTCATGTTCCGTGCACCTCAATCGTTCAGCTTCTAATGCtctgtattttaaattttatacctCAGATAACTATTTTGATAAtcgaacatttttttactctgatttcgTGTTGCAATTGATTTGCAAACGAAATGGCTCGTGACGGAATCGTGGCGATGACGTTACCATCACGAAACTCTTACATCAACAATTCTACGTCTGTGATATGATAAGCCGCCACTTCCACCCACACGCTATTTTCCGCCTCAATTTTCTAAACTCCTACACATTATGTAGTTAGGTACGTCATAAAAACTAAACGATATCAGATAATTGTTGTTGAGCACAGAAATCTAAGTACATAATTAGAGTTCTGTGACGTTAAGGTCCAGGAGTCCTGGTATATCaacattactttattattattattagtatattaaaattatatctcaAACATTCTATAAATAACTAAACGGCCTTTTCGGCAATACGTGTTTTCTTAGGTACCTATCTTGAGTGCCTGTATGCTACATAACTATGGTAATTTGTCACGCCGAAGCCGATGCTGGTCGGACTTCGCTGCATGTAATTTGGAAAACAAAttgctaattttaattaatattttctcttaCTTTGGTTTCGTCTCATGCTTTGCTACGCTGAGCAACTTCcttttcataaagaaatataattaatttttctgtattaaaatgaAGTAGCGTTAGTTTCTAGTTTTCGCACAGACATATACTAGAAATGAAGGTGTACTTCGGTTCATACATATTAGTTCTATATTAATTCACGTCAAGTTACCGCACTGTAGCAGCAGCACTTGTACCAAATATGATGATACATAATTAAGCCACTTTCATCTATCAAGAAAAGGTTAGCGATCGAAATACCCGAGATAAGTAACTCAGCGAGATCTTGGTGAACGAATAAGTGAAAGCGGAAATAATCGATTCAATAAGTAGttacttaaacaaaaaatattataagtaggtGCATTAGATTATTGCGTTGTTGCGGCATTTGCTTTGAACAACACCGTACTAGTTGCAATAAGTTAATATATATGATATGTTTACGTTTATGAAGAAATTAACATAGAAAATAAGGAACAAAAACCATATACATTTTTcagttattgttattttttgagtCAAAAGAACCTGCACTTTATTCCTCTAACGCATTCCTCTTAGGTTGCCTAGAAGAGAGATAAATACTAATTGTACTCATCACTAAACATCGAAGCACCTAATATTAAACTATTTCTAATGCTTATcatatgtgcaataaaggtaATTTCATTCAAGATTCCATTGATTTTTCAGACTTTTACGACAGTGGAAGTGGCAGCGACGAGCAAGTCGCTCAGCGGTCGAGTCGACCACGGCGGCGAGCTGCTGCTGGCTCCTCCTCCTCCGCCAGTGCCAACGGACCGGCGGCTCAAGGGCCTGGCAGGAGACGACGAAGTGGTATATCAGCTCGAGAGAGAAACCTGAGGAGGCTGGAGAGCAATGAGCGGGAGCGCATGCGCATGCATTCGCTGAACCGAGCATTTGAGGTACGTTAAAATGTCTTTAATTTGTGCAGCTCTAAggttaaatatttcattagcTTATGGATGTGGACGAACATGTACCTACTCGTGGTCAAACTAGCATATGTGTCATCAAAATAATCGTAACCTTCCAACCGTAAGTCGTGGTTTTTATAAAGTCAGTTAATTATTCTTGGCATATTTCAGCTTAGCCTATTGTCGTACAAAGTTATTCAATAACATTAATATCGTTTGGTAgacatttaaataagtacctacctataaccTAAAAAGGCACCAAAGATACCAAATAAGTGTTAAAATtacttcttacatacatatgtacctatgcaaaaaattatttaatttaaaggtTAAAGTATATCTATGTACCTACGTGCCTCGACCATAAAATCGTGCACTTGATAAAGACATTACTTGCATTATGGCATAGACGTGCTTGAGTAACTTTTTAGGACGCGTTGATGTCGTCGCAACTCAGCAATCTTAAACAATCACTGAACCACTTTCACTTCTATTGAAACATGAAAAGTATATTAAAGACATATTGGCCTATCCTAACCCAAGTAAAGTGAAAAATTCAGGTGCTTACTATTAAACTAAATTACTTaccagattttttaaataattgtatgttttcattttcagGAATTGCGTAGGGTTATACCTCAcgtaaaaaaagataatcgAAGTCTTTCAAAAATAGAGACGCTGACTCTTGCCAAAAACTATGTAAAAGCTCTTACTAACGCCATTTGTACTATGAGAGGCGAGGAAATTCGATATCAGTGAGTATATTTTTCTTGTCAAGAGAATTACtagtaaaatttaagaaacatTTGAAGTttatatgcacgggtatcccaCCGCCACCCATAGCTTTACCAACCTTCCGGTTATGAGCCGAAAACTGGGGGCCCCTTATAAAAAGGGCGAATAAGAatctgttttaattaaaacggtATTATTATAGcggtataagtaggtacattgtagttaaagaaaacttaattttaaataaattaattgaacacTAGCTTTTATACGCTTGATTTAGCggcacctacaaaaagcgacaaatTTAGTATCACCTACAgaataatacaggttttccGCAAATGCATCGGTATTGTTTTCATCTTGATAAAAACTAAACCGTtgaccctatgtccttctccagactatataattatgtataatgatttaaatatatataattatgtttaatatatttaaatttcaagaatattggttcagtagataacatgatgagacaacaaacaaataaacttactttcgcattattTTGTTTGCTCTTTAGATTCAACGCCAGCGACGATAATGTTGAGCCTGTGTTCGTCTTGAGTCGTGACGAGCAAAACAACAACGTGCCAATGGACCGTGAGGCGGATGAGGTTCAGATGCAGGACAGCCCTTGACGGAGACGCCGTAGCCGACGGCTGGCCCGCAACCGCGCCCAACACAAGGCCTTCAACCGAGCTTGCcgttaaattgaaatttacgAACACTTATTCACGGACAATGATAAGGCTTATgtcttattttgtttctctttctattattttagtttaccTTAAAAATAGGGAGAGAGGAAAATATAACACAGATAAATAAGTATGGCTTTGTCAACGTTCGTGAATCGACACCCTGTTCATGAGAGCGTACTTATGTTATACGTACGTACTTACAGATTATTATTAACGCGGTATATGATAAATTTTCGATAAAATGGCTTAAAGACAGTATTTAATTGGTATAGTAGGTAGTATCTaattggaaaattaaaaaaaaaaactaaaaaatgtaCTTTGTAAGTAACCTATCTACTCTACACTCAGAACACAGTGcacacatataataatatataaattatgccGTAGTCGTCATTAACGTTGTTTGCACTTGTTTTTAGAATTTTGTCTTCAATGTATAGCTATGTACTCAAAAAAGGTCCATCTTTTGTGAAGGATCTAGGGCTGTGCCGTTAAAGATTCGagtcttaaataatttatgattaaagttatttttaatttaggttTTGTAGTGCCTAACCTTTAAAGTTAACTTACCACCTACCTATCTGTTCAGGTTTGTGAATTAATTATAGACCtatctttataaaatagtaaatatgaaaatgaatcTCAAAAGTAAATGGCAGtgtttatttacctattaaaGTTTCTAtgcgattattttttatgttacctACCATAGAcccatattattttacagcTCGTTGACTGAGACTCATCAACGGTTTAGGTTCTGAAAcctagtcttgaaaagtaaACGTATAAGATTAGAAATGTATATTACCGATACATTTacagtatgtatataaaacaaatctaCAAGTATTTTCAAGGTGTAGAGCCACGATACAAATATGTAAAACTGAACCTATAGGTggccaaaatatattttagtagaAGAACATGTACTTTTAGAACTTTCAATCTCCATGTTACTTACCTATTTTCACCAATAAAGTccttaatttaaatcaaattctaTGTCTATAGTCTATGGAATACCTTTTTAGGTAtaccaaattatttattggttcTAAGACTTGAATTGTCAAACAGTGTTGAAGCCAAATCATTAATTgctagtaggtatttaaaaatatctctacacaaataataaagagtaaagatttgtatttttgtatgcttATTATCTacgaataaattgaaaaactaCTCgactgattttcacgaaattttgcACAGttagaatagaccttcgggaGTTGCAAAGGCTACTCttttctggaatttcccaAGGATGTGAAGCCCCGCGCAAAGGCTATATGTTTAATAAGTGTATGGAATTACTTTGTGTATTAAACATTAGGACTATCAAACATTTATGTTTACTCTTCGAtcaactataaataaaaaatgacccattgacgtactataaattgtttatagtACGTCAATGGATTTACTAAGTAAATTGTAAACAACCTTTTTTGAAACTCTGAATGTAGATATCTTATATTCAGTTACTTGACTTGTAGAAATAGTAATATTACCATCAATTCAACAAAATCTTGACATGAAAATACCAATATCTACCTACCTTAAAACAGAATTTTCATGTCAACATTTGGATCGTTTGTTTCATTTGTTGGTAATATACAACACAACGAACGATATAAAtatcgtttttattttcaatgagcgcaattatttatttataaggatCTATAGTTACCTATTGTTAAGTAATAAGAGTTTAATGCTATATGTgtctattattattacttatatctttaaattattaaatttactacaaatgtatgaaaattatgtcaattcaaaaataaataattcctcgaatacaatgtacatatttattgaggAAAGATGTGAGAATGTAACAATTATTAGTTATACAAGTACTTACTTCTTATCTTGGTAGGTATAAATAGGGCGCCTAACCCTAGATTTGACTCTTCCGGGATACACAGTggcaattgtttatttaaaaaatcttctgCGCAGCGTCCATAGAACTTTCGTGCCGGGGACTATAAATGATACCTACCTATAGATAGTGAGTACGTGCTCATGACATGACATAATACCACATAGCTGATAGTTTGTGTGTATCTTGTGCAGCTAGATTCCTGcgatttgttttatatattaattatatttttaaactatctTTTTGTtaccattattttaaatgtaagaagttctttttttgtttgaattgcAGTTAAAATAGTTACTTACAAAGCTAGAAATGAAATTGTGATCATGCTTGGCTTACAAAGgcaattttttcatttaggtacttatataagtaagtaaatataatatagtaatgGTGCATTGCATTTTTAGTCTCTTAAAGAGTTTATAAGTTTAAGCTTGTGAGTTTTATTTTGAGAAGTTTTATTATGTAGGATGTGATTCATTATTATACGTTCttggtacctacctatgtaaTTGAAGTTATGTTCATGAATTAAACCTGAactataaaacataaaaagattTAGTTAATCAAATGTCTGTCTCTTTTTCTCATCTCTGCGTATTGCCGGTTTCACACTctacagaagtgtttcggcgCCCGCTGCCTTCCAacttttctctctccactAAGTCTGGTCTTTGGCGTCTTCGGAGTTTAGTCCATTAATTTCAGACATGAGTTCTTCGGCCTACTTCTCCTTACTGGGCCGTCGGAGGCGCGTCTGTCATGTACTTATATGAAGGCTGCCGTCGATATATTTATCATATGAATTTTCATTTGGATTACTTATACCTATGTAATATTTACATGCCTgataaaataagtacctacttatttgatgaaataaatatacttacattcaattattcattcataatgtaatcacgtgtatattccttgcggggtagacataaccAGCATTCttgaaagacttataggctacgttcagctgttaggtcctaatgatagaattgggattccaatagtgacaggttgctagcccttcgcctgaaagaagaatcccaagttaataatcctattgcttagtcgccttttacgacatccatgggataggagatggaatggtcctattcttttttatattagtgccgggaaccacacggcactaataaagatataagtatagtaacatttaatatattattaacatacCTAGCATAGTAGTAACATAGTTATAAGTACGTATTATATGCAAGtccaaacaaaaattttagtaggtaccaGCACCCAGGTCTACGTGTGCCGGACCTTTTCGGGCGTATACATCAACAACATGAGGCACGAACAGGCTCAAACGTAACCTCGGTCGTGCCGGCCCAATTATTCTTTTCTGcgttatgtaagtactttcaTACATTAGCTATTTTATGTGTGGTAAGCATACGCATTCTCTTACAGTGAGAGAAAATATCGTGACACATTCAAGCAACGGGATGTGTTCCTAACCATGACTGAATATGGTGTAGATATTCCTTAAAAAGTAGCAAAGTTCTGACAGAAGTCTGTCGCTTCgtttaaaagtttgaattatcTGGGATACAGGTCAAAGGCGTACTACTCCTGGGGTTAGGTTTGAACCAGGACTAActccaggagaaagaagatttgtatttttgtttatatcgaATAAACTAAGAAAAAACTAGGAGTTAGGTTAGGATTTTTTGTGGCAATTTCCACGGGAGTGAAACTCCATTTAAGCTCCGCGCAAAAGCTAATCATCTATTGATAAATCtcttacttaattaaaaaataaatgcgaaTGCCTGTCTGTCCGCCTACACAGCTAAACCGCTAGACCGATTCGAGTGGAATTTTGTATGCATATAGTTGTTAATAACTCGCGTTCTATGatcattgtatttttttaaatcgaccCTTCAAATACTTTAATGGGGGTGTTAAAGCACTAAATAAAACTTGGATCTTTGTAATGAACTCGAAATCTTTAATTATTGATCTTACAAACCATCTTTTTTAACTACATAATATGACACCCAAAAATcaacatattttcaaattctattgtcattatgcttttttataatttttatacgtATCAATGAGGTTGCACTGAACAGGGGGGTAACGCAAAAAGCGACTTACACTGCGGCGGTCCTGTGTGCAAATTAGAGTGCgcgaattttcaatttttgaattttgaaccCTGCCTTTGGTGTGGCTACGTAGCGCCATCTGTTGATATTTTTAGTACTTTATTAGTATGTTGCCAGTATCTACATTACCCATCATCTGGAAAATTAAgtcgtaaaaatattaatgaaattttcaagGTCAGAAACTTACATATTCCACTTTGGTTAGAATTAGATATTTTGGAATTGTTTCTTCAGATTGGAGATGTCCATGGTACCAACCTGCCAACGATCATTGTCCTTCATCGGCTTGGTGTAGACGCagcttaacaaaataaatgttgccataaatttgaattatttttacctaGTCTAGACTAAAATTCCTCGTGTGCGTGTGTAGCtagaacattttattaattttctgattcattttatgtaagaaaatattaatcaatTGTAGATAACGTTTTGGTAACTTATTGTCAAGAGCCTGGACTTTGTTACAGCGTTAACTGAAGAAACCTATTCCACCCAAAAATTACACAGTTTGCCTAAATAGAGATCTGCGTCTATCGCAATATGGCCGTCCTGTAATGATTCGCTGGTCAATGATTATTGTTGTGATTTCATCTCTTCTGTTATAAGAAAATGGAGCTTCGTGTTGGTAATAAATACCGACTAGGTCGTAAAATTGGATCTGGATCCTTTGGGGATATTTATCTCGGTAAGTATGATAAGGATTGATTGTAAACAAAGAAAGATGATCATAGTAGGCCAGCtgcgattttttttgtttcgaaACAGTAATTCGACTATAACACGAAGTTTATCCTGCAGTATattttcggacacaaactaTAAATTCGTATTTTCCAAGTGGTTCTTTAAAAATGATAGAATACGAGAAAGTCATAACATGTGATCCACTTGAACTATGATTTTCAATTCAGGAATGGTAGTAGGTATGTGAACGTTGATTCCTACCTACCGAGGTGGACTCTGGTAAGGTGATGgagattgaaattttatttttgcaaaaagGAAATAATGGTGTTATTAACTTCCAAAAGAATAATGCTaaatcatttcatttattccCAGGAACTAATATTGTCACCAAAGAGGAGGTAGCTATCAAACTAGAATGCATAAAAACAAGGCATCCACAGTTACACATAGAGAGCAAATTTTATAAGCTCATGCAAGGAGGAGGTAAGTCAAACAAACTATTATCATGTCATCATCATAGACAATCTCATCATaatcaatatttgtttacaatattaattttctactGGCTACCCACCTAGCAACAAGTTTTTGGGTGATAAGCAGACCAAAAAGTAAACCATAGCCAGGACCGCACATgacaatatgaatattttctttacatgAATATGATTGTCTAATGGAAATAcgaacttacatacatatggtcacgtctatatcccttgcagggtagacagagccaaaagtcttgaaaagactgaatggccatgttcagctatttggcttaatgattgaattgagattcaaatagtgacaggttgctaactcatcgcctagaaaaagaatcccaagtttgtaagcctatcccttagtcgcctttaacgacatccaggggaaggagatggagcggtcctattcttttttgtattggtgcctggaaccacacggcacagaaatATTACATtgttaattaactttattttattttcagttggtATCCCTGCAATAAAATGGTGTGGCTCGGAAGGAGATTACAATGTTATGGTGATGGAGCTCCTTGGTCCAT
The Amyelois transitella isolate CPQ chromosome 12, ilAmyTran1.1, whole genome shotgun sequence DNA segment above includes these coding regions:
- the LOC106142694 gene encoding protein dimmed, giving the protein MPQWASGEGGGSEAASPEQMVLYYEDEAAESSEYFEKQLDIPVKIEQAGDFYDSGSGSDEQVAQRSSRPRRRAAAGSSSSASANGPAAQGPGRRRRSGISARERNLRRLESNERERMRMHSLNRAFEELRRVIPHVKKDNRSLSKIETLTLAKNYVKALTNAICTMRGEEIRYQFNASDDNVEPVFVLSRDEQNNNVPMDREADEVQMQDSP